Below is a genomic region from Leptospira yasudae.
ATCCCAGATTGCGAACGTGCCTGCGTAATTCTTGTCGATGTATTTAGGATTTCGCGCGTGGTGAACTCTGTGTTGAGAGGGTGTGTTCAAGATATATTCGATAATTCCGAGCTTGCCGATCAAACGAGTATGAATCCAAAATTGATAAGCGAAATTGATTTGGATGCAAAGCACGAACATCAAAGGAGAAAATCCTATGATCGCCAGCGGAAGATAGAACGGAAGGGAGAAAATATTCTGAAAGATTCCCTGTCTTAACGCGGCTGTGTAATTGTAGTCTTCGCTTTGGTGATGAGCGACGTGCGAGGCCCAGAGTACGTTGACCTCGTGGCCGAGACGATGATACCAGTAATAACAAAAATCCGCCAGGACGTAACAAGCGATCCAACCCCAAACGGACGTATCGGAAATTCGAAATATTCCAAAATTCTTATATACCCAAGCATAAATCGCGACTAGACCCACGGTTATGAAAACCGTAAAGACCTGCATATAAATTCCGGCGGTTAAATTGCTGACGGAATCCTTAAAACGATAAACCGGTTTCTTAACTGCGTATCCTGCGATTAGCTCCACAACCAGTAGCACAAAAAAAACGGGAGTAATCAGCTCGATGAGATTCTTTTCCATTAGAGTTCGCTTCCTTTCATCTTCACTATAGAATTTATGCTGCAAAGTCGTAGGATTCCTTAAGGAATCCCACAGAACGGAAACATAAACCCTAGCTAAAAGTGGTTCTGTAGCGAACGCTATTGTCAACAAAAAAGGCGAACTATAAAAATACAATCGGCCAGGATAGCCTAACGTACGTTATGGATAAAATGTTCCGATCGATTTACTTCTTCTCTTTTAGAAGAAAAGAGTCATGGAAACCCCAATCGTCCAGATATATCCGCCATAGGAATAATTCGGATTTCTTTCCGTTGGAACGTATTTGTTGACTTCCATCGCTTTCAACTGGTGATTTTCGAACACGACGTCGAAGATGATCGGCTTACGAAGACGATTCATAAACCGGAACGTTGTCGGACTAAATATATAGGAAAATCCTAAGCTGAAAATATTCCGATCCGAATCCATCCAGTTGTTGGTTCCAGGCATCGCAGGAAGAGGGGTCGGCTTGGTCGCGAAACCTACCCTTGTTTTTAAGAATTTAAACAAAGAGTATTCCGCTCCGATCCGAAAGTTCGTCGTATCATGCAGGTAAAACGCTTCCGAATATTTTTCCTTGATGCGGGACATTTTGAACTGACTCCAAATTTCGCGATTCGCATCAAAGCTAAGAACCAAACGATCGTTAGGTCGGAATGCAATCCCATAGGAAAAAACTCTCGGGTTGAATCCGTCCAAGATCGCGAGATCGAAGTCCAATTGAATTCCAAGCAAAGTAGTTTGCGCTCTTGCAGGAACCGGATCGATTTGCGCGACGGTTTCCCGTTTGTAAGAAGCCCCTAAACTGAATTTACCGTAGGTAAACTGCAGACCGTATGTCGGATTGACGAGAGGTTTTACGGTAAGAATCACCTGTGAGTTTGCCGAAACGGGATCGGGGGAAATCGGAACGTCCTTCATCAAAATACTTCCGGTTCCTCCGGCAGTTGCGGTAAAACCGATTCCCGCAAAAAGGCGATCCTTCCAGATCTCGAGACCGAGACCTCCCATAATGGTCGGTCTTTCATTGCTGATCCCCTGTTGCAGATAACGTGGAACGGTTGGATTCTGATCGTTGAGAGTCATCAGATTTCCGCTCCCAGGAACAAGAGCGTTGATCCCGAAACGAAGACCTCTTCCGAGATCGAACATATCGTTCAAGTTGAGAGTCAATCCAAGACCGACGAAACTATCTCTGATTTTTGTAATATTTTGATTCCGCGGGGCGTTCGTGTGAGAAGTCGGATTCGCGTAGTGATATTGGAAACTGACTTCGTGAACGTTCCTTTCCGGACGGTTGAGCGGTTTATACTTTAGAACGTCCTTTGTAAAACCTTCCTTCGTATCGGCCCAAAGGCGTTTGTACCAAGGTCCAGTTGCAACGATGGGCTGGTTTGCCGGATCGACTGCCGCAGGATCTGCGTTAGGAGGAGTCGCGGGAGGAGCGTCTTTGTTTTCCGGATTTTCCGCACCGTTGGTTCTGGCTTCTTTTTCGATCGAGGCAAGAATCAAATCCCCCTCGGAAAGCCTCCCGAGTCCGGCAGGATTGTAAAACACGGCCGACGAGTTATTGACGATCGCCGTGACCGCACTTCCCATCCCCGCTGCGCCAGGATGCGCGCCGTAAATGTCTCCGTAACTTCCGGCTTTGATTTCTTTTGCAAAGCCGATTCCTAAAAGTAAACCTATCCCGAATGTTCTTTTTAACTTGAGAATTTTCAATTTCGCCTGCCCTCTTTTATCCCTCTCAAAGGAACCAAAGATACATTTTGACTTCTATGTTTGGCTGATATTATTATTAAATATCAGTTATTTTTAAAAAGTTCTGATTATCTTATAGGTCGATACTTAAAAAGTCGAGAAAAAAATTGGAGCGTACGTTACAGACGACGAGTTATGTTTCATCCTTTGGAACCGAAGGAGCCGATTTCGCGCTTTTGGGAAATGTGTTTTCGAAATAGATTTTCATTAAATCGGCAAATCGCAGATAGCCGATAAAGCGATTCTCATCAACGATCGCGATTTTATCCAAATCCTGATCGATCAGATTCTTCAATAAACTCGCCAAAGAATCGTCGAGCGTTCCGCTCGGAGCCGAAGTATCCGTAACGTCTCCGACCGTAATCAAATTCCCGGCGACATTTCGCGATTCGAGCGTATGCCTTGCTTTGCGAAGAGAAAGAATTCCCAGATAGCGATTGTCCCGGTCCACGATCACGTAATCGCTCGCTTGAATTTTGAGTGCCTCTTCTTCGAGTTCCGAAAGCAATCGATGTTCCTGCGCGACCGCAATCGTGCGAAGCCGATTCCTGCAACTTCTCACCTGAATCTCTTCCAAAAAATCCCGGTTCATATCCCAGAAATGCGCCGGAGATTGAAACCTCGTCTCTTTCTGAGCGCGGTACAAACTCAGCTTATGACTCAACACGAAGGTCAAAATCGAAACGACCATCAATGGAGGAAGCAAGGTGTAACTTCCGATCATCTCGCAGATCATAATCATTCCCGCGATGGGTGCGCTCGCAACCCCCGCATAAAACGCGCCCATCCCGACTAAGATAAACGAAGCGACGGAAAGATCGGGATATACAAGAACCTTTGCGAGCGTCCCCACTCCTCCTCCGAGCATTCCTCCGATAAACAACGAAGGACCGAACATTCCCGCGGATCCGCCCGTTCCGATCGTAAACGAAGTGGTGAGAATTTTCATTCCCGCTAAGATGAAAAATAGAGCGACCAACCAAAGACCGGTCGTTTGAAACATCGATGAAAAAATTCCCTGTGTTCCGACCGGGTCTTTTCCGTCGAGTGCGACTTGTAAAACGCCCGCTCCGGTTCCGATCGTCTCCGGCAGGAAAAGGCCGACCGTTCCGATCACGATTCCACCTAACGCAGGTTTAATGATCGGAGAAATTTTCAGACGGATCGAAAAGTTCTGCACCTTTCTAAAAAATCGAATGAAGGCGTCCCCGCATAAAAAACAAAGAACCCCGAGACCTAAATAAAAAATCAAATCGGTATATCTGGAAAACTCCGTGTCCGCTACACGATATACTGTGTTGAAGCCGTTGAGAGCGCAGTAAACCAAGTACGCGGAAACCGAAGAGATAATACAAGGAATCAAAGAATCACTTTCGATGTCCTCGCGATAGATCATTTCGACCGAAGTCAACGCTCCGCCGAGTGGGGCATGGAAGATCGCTCCAAGTCCACCGGCGGTTCCCGCAAGAAGCAACGTTCTTCTTGCCCGTGCCCCTGCCTTCAACAGAGTCGCAAGCAAGGAACCGAATCCGGCTCCGATCTGCGAAATCGGACCTTCTTTTCCCCCGCTACCGCCGCTCGCGAGAGTAAAGACCGTAGCGATGGATTTGATCAGCGAAACGACGGGGTTCATTCTCCCTTCCTGATTGTGGAAGGAATCGATCATAGCGTCCGATCCCGTCCCTCCCGATTCGGGTGAGAATCGATTTACGATCCAACCGGTCAACAAGCCGCCGATGATCGGAAGAAAGAACAAAAGCCAAGGTCGGTACTCGTCCGAAAAAGGAATTCCCCACTGAAGTACGTCGTTCGAGTCGATCAAAAATTCTCCCGAAGCGTGCGGAAGAGAAAGGCCGGCGGCACGGTCCAAAAAAAGATATTCGCAAACCGCGAGAATTCTCGAGAAAACGAAAGCTCCTAAACCGGAAACGATTCCGGTAAGAATACAATAAAAGTATAATGATCTTCTTCCGCTGATTCGAAAAATCGGTTGTTTAACTGTTTCCGTCTTCATGGGCGCGGCGATCGTTTTCCTATACGAAGGGAAGAAGGCGATCTTATTTTCGAAAAAGAAATTCTAAAAACTTAATATTTATACGTGTAAGACAATTCCACCAAACGGTTATGCGTCGTCGTATCTTCGATCGCTCCCGTCATCCGATACAATCTTGGAACCACAAGAGCAGCGACGAAAATCCCCCCATACGGGGAATCGAATACGTTCCCGCTCGGACCTTCTTTGTTGAGAAGATTATCCATCATGCTCTTTTTTGGAATGCTGTTCATCGCAAAGTAATACGCAAGACCGCCGATCAACAAATCGGAAAGCAGATAAAAGGACGTTCTTGAAAACGTATCACCGGAAGTATAAACCGGGGATTTTCGGGAATTGTATAAAACGGAAAACGCGGGAGAAATCAAGTTCAAACCTTGGGAAACGATATGGGACTTTTTTTCCAGCTTTTCGATCTTATCATCCGGATTCGTTCCCGAAGAAGGAGTGCCGATTCCGGCGGCATCCTTTCTTTGTAATTCTTCCTTAAAGTAATTCCGAAACACCTTTTCCATTCCGTTTTTCGGAGCTTCGATCCGCATAATGCTGACATTGTCGCGTTTTGCGAATTCTCCCAAATAAACGTTAAACGAATACCGGGAATACCAAGGATTCGTATAATGATATTTGAATCCTTTGGTCTTCTTGCTGAACTTCACCGAACCTTCCGCGAACTTATTCAACGCCGAAGAAACCTTCATGTTGTTTTCTTCCACGTTTCCTTCGAGTTCGATAACCTCGGAAGCTCCCAGAGAATAAACCGTCAAAAGATAAACGATTCCGATCGGAAGGAGTTTATATAAACGACTCACTGAATCTCTCCTCCTTTGATGTAAGCGATCAACAACATGATGGAATTGTAACTAACGTGCGCGGAAATGGAATACCAAATATTTCCGGTTCTCAGATAAAAAAGTCCGAAAAACATTCCCACAAAGCTGAGAAGAATCGGAACGCTCACGGATGTTTGTCCGCTGTAATGAACCAAACCGAAAACGACGGACGTAAATAAAAGACCGGGCATTTCCAAACCGCGGGCTTGGAATTGTTTCAGACAGAACCCGCGGAAGAAAACTTCCTCCACGATTCCAGTGATCAAACCTACGCTGTAAAGCGACCAGAGTAATAAGGCGCGATTCCCTTTCATTTCTTTGAAAAGCGCCTCTTGAAATTCGTTCGGAGTCTGTTTTCCGAAAACTTTGGTGAGAAAAAAACCGAATACGATTACGAATAAAAAGACCAACGCGCCGAGTCCGGCTCCGGTAAACATCGTCTTGAAATCGAAAGGATCGCTGAGATTGGCGTATTCCGCTTTGAAGAATCTCACCAAAATAAAATACGCGGGAAGAATAAAACAGAGAGCCCAGATCAATCGGTCCACGATCAAAAGCCAGGGTTTTTCCTTAACCATCACTTCGACATAACGATGATAGATTTGTTTCGTATCGGTTTGGATTTCTTTCTGAAATTTTTCGGCGGTCTGTTTATAAATTTCCGCTCTTGTTTCCCCGTCGAGATACGGAAAGTCGCTCGGAAGTTCTTTCGAAATTAAAACGGTAAGAACGATCGAAGTCGCGATCAAAGGAAGAAGGATATATGTTCCAAGAATCAAAACGAGAAGCTGTTGAAAGGCGATAAAAACCGGTTCAAAGGGTTTCTTTTGCGGATTGCCGATATTTTCTAAGGATTCCATTGGATCGGGAGTCTCGGTTACAAGCATTTCTGTCTCTTTTTTTGCGTCATTGTTTTTTTAGAATCGGCCGATTCTACACGTATAAGACCATGAAACGTTCTCTTCGGTATCCAATCGGATTCATAACCGC
It encodes:
- a CDS encoding OmpP1/FadL family transporter, coding for MKILKLKRTFGIGLLLGIGFAKEIKAGSYGDIYGAHPGAAGMGSAVTAIVNNSSAVFYNPAGLGRLSEGDLILASIEKEARTNGAENPENKDAPPATPPNADPAAVDPANQPIVATGPWYKRLWADTKEGFTKDVLKYKPLNRPERNVHEVSFQYHYANPTSHTNAPRNQNITKIRDSFVGLGLTLNLNDMFDLGRGLRFGINALVPGSGNLMTLNDQNPTVPRYLQQGISNERPTIMGGLGLEIWKDRLFAGIGFTATAGGTGSILMKDVPISPDPVSANSQVILTVKPLVNPTYGLQFTYGKFSLGASYKRETVAQIDPVPARAQTTLLGIQLDFDLAILDGFNPRVFSYGIAFRPNDRLVLSFDANREIWSQFKMSRIKEKYSEAFYLHDTTNFRIGAEYSLFKFLKTRVGFATKPTPLPAMPGTNNWMDSDRNIFSLGFSYIFSPTTFRFMNRLRKPIIFDVVFENHQLKAMEVNKYVPTERNPNYSYGGYIWTIGVSMTLFF
- a CDS encoding CPBP family intramembrane glutamic endopeptidase; protein product: MLVTETPDPMESLENIGNPQKKPFEPVFIAFQQLLVLILGTYILLPLIATSIVLTVLISKELPSDFPYLDGETRAEIYKQTAEKFQKEIQTDTKQIYHRYVEVMVKEKPWLLIVDRLIWALCFILPAYFILVRFFKAEYANLSDPFDFKTMFTGAGLGALVFLFVIVFGFFLTKVFGKQTPNEFQEALFKEMKGNRALLLWSLYSVGLITGIVEEVFFRGFCLKQFQARGLEMPGLLFTSVVFGLVHYSGQTSVSVPILLSFVGMFFGLFYLRTGNIWYSISAHVSYNSIMLLIAYIKGGEIQ
- a CDS encoding chloride channel protein codes for the protein MKTETVKQPIFRISGRRSLYFYCILTGIVSGLGAFVFSRILAVCEYLFLDRAAGLSLPHASGEFLIDSNDVLQWGIPFSDEYRPWLLFFLPIIGGLLTGWIVNRFSPESGGTGSDAMIDSFHNQEGRMNPVVSLIKSIATVFTLASGGSGGKEGPISQIGAGFGSLLATLLKAGARARRTLLLAGTAGGLGAIFHAPLGGALTSVEMIYREDIESDSLIPCIISSVSAYLVYCALNGFNTVYRVADTEFSRYTDLIFYLGLGVLCFLCGDAFIRFFRKVQNFSIRLKISPIIKPALGGIVIGTVGLFLPETIGTGAGVLQVALDGKDPVGTQGIFSSMFQTTGLWLVALFFILAGMKILTTSFTIGTGGSAGMFGPSLFIGGMLGGGVGTLAKVLVYPDLSVASFILVGMGAFYAGVASAPIAGMIMICEMIGSYTLLPPLMVVSILTFVLSHKLSLYRAQKETRFQSPAHFWDMNRDFLEEIQVRSCRNRLRTIAVAQEHRLLSELEEEALKIQASDYVIVDRDNRYLGILSLRKARHTLESRNVAGNLITVGDVTDTSAPSGTLDDSLASLLKNLIDQDLDKIAIVDENRFIGYLRFADLMKIYFENTFPKSAKSAPSVPKDET